The following is a genomic window from Neodiprion pinetum isolate iyNeoPine1 chromosome 3, iyNeoPine1.2, whole genome shotgun sequence.
attatatattttcagtTGATTTGCCATTTTCCTATGATGTACACTTTAACTGAAGTATGAAATACTGTTCATTACTTTACCTTCAGGTCGTAATGCTGACTATGAAGCTTTAAATTCGCACACAGGCctgttataattataaaaataaacccttacaacaaaatgaaaactacTTTGGACCATGGTATtgatatatttcaataattgctCAATTATCATTCCAAAGTGCTTTTCAACAACTGCTTTTGTTGAGATATGATTTTTAATGTACCATATGTATAATTTCACATTTGACTATGTAGTAAAATGAGAATCCGCAAGACACTGAATCTAGACATCCAAGGAGCCTAGGCCCCATGCATGAATTTAAGTTGATATTATGTTGTTGAGATGTTAAAGTTATTGTTAGTTTGAGCATCATGAATCATTTAATGTGTTTTATGAGATTATACTTTGTAACATTAAGTAGACAGATaccacagaaaaaaaattgagttacTGTAACCATTGAAGGTTTAATGGATGACATGAACATGATAAGTTTGTTATCTCAGTGATAATTTACTCTTTACTTAGCGTTCCCTAAATCCCTGCTAGTTGAATTAGCTGAATTTTTTGTCACGTATCATCGCGTAAGTATACAAgtaataattagaaaaaaatttccagggGGCTGATGTGAATTCTTGTCAGCATGAACATGCTTACACAGCTTTACATTTTGCTGCGCTCAGTGGAAATGCAGACCTCTGTCATCTACTGATGTCCCATGGAGCTCGTTTAAGTGTCACCAATAGTGTGGGACGAACTCCAGCTCAAATGGCTGCGTTCGTTGGCAACCACAACTGTGTGGCTACGATAAACAATTTCATACCAAAGGCTGATATTGATCAATACATAATGCCACAAGGGCTTCAAATGGAACCTATGCTACCTCCGCATTTGGCTGATGCTTTTCACAAATTCATTATGCAAGTCAACGTTCATCCCGTTAGAGTGGCGCTAAATCTACAAAGATGTCCTGGGctcttgaaaaatttagatAAGGTGATGTCAcattattctatttttaatcCTATTCTATCTAAAAATAAACTCATAATCAGCCCATGAAGTATGAGCAACTTGTTTCACAAAGAATTTGTGTTTTagcgaaattgaaaaaaatccttaTTTCTCGTGAGTCTGAAACTGATTGTGAATTCGAATCATGGTGAATATGAAAGAACAATTTACGGAAATTTGGTATATTATAGATCTCTGGTTGGCACGAGCTTTTGAACTTTTGTTGACAGCAAGTGGTTTAGGAACTGAGAATTCGTGAATGATTGAACaaaatacgaaatgaaaaCGAACTTCCTTAAATTCATGAAACTACAATACTAACTTATTAAAACTAAtcaaggaaaatttttttttttggtattttaCACATCAGGTTactgatatttattttccaatatAAACCTCATGTGCGCAACAATCTctaattttccaatttttgtcTTTAATTGTGAGTctataaaaattctatttaATTCTATAATATCATTTAATTTGGATATCGGTTATTTGCATAGAAATTACCTTTGACGATTGCAGCAATTCTGTTATGGCTCAAAATTGGATTCAGTTATGCAAAATACCTAAAAGCAAATACAGTAGAATCCCAATTAACTGTGCTGCTCGGGACTGAAGAATCTACGGATAAGTGGAATCACAAGTAATTTGTTTACAGTGAATCTGAATtacaagtaattttttattctgaaCAGTCAACATAATTCCTAATTATTGCATGAAAACTATGATTTAATGACTAGGTATTCTGTGTATATATTGGCATATAAATAAGCTATTTCCATACTTTGATATATGATATACACATGTActttactctttttttttaatatttagtAAATTTTGTTGGTTTCTTCTTTGGTTTTCTTCTATTACATGTTTCACTTGTCGAAGATGCTAATAGTAGATCGAATTACTGCCAACTTCCTGTTCGAAATAGTTCAGTATGAGTGTACTCGGTTGCTCACACGAAATGCAGAGGCGCTAGAGGGGACCACAGTTAATCCGCTTCCCAGTTAATCCAACCCTAGTTAAGTGGGGTTCTACCATATTCaacagaattttaaaaaaatacattttgaaTATGACAATTCTAGTTTTCAATTTGGAAAGAATGTTACCAACACATCTTGAAGATGaaatttcatagaattttCATATCTCAATCATTTTGAAAGTATCACAAATCAAGGAAAGAATGTTTGACTTGGtacctgaaataaattatgcaTCCTATATCATCAGAAGGTTTGCCAGTACCTGGCACTCGCTAGTTATTATATACCTCAGAAGAGATAAGATGATCCCATGGttgattaaaattatataatagCAATTTCTAAACTATTGTGGAAAGGAAAAATtaagtatttcaattttatgataattttctttttttcatttaggaCTTGAGATGTATCAGAAATTTGCTTGTTTATAtaggtttaaaaattttggaatggGCAATGAAACGTTTAGGTTTTCATCGAACAGTGGTCCTTGCAGTTTTTATAATCAAGGATTCTTcagagaaagtaaaaaatttgccatTAAAAATAGAGATTATGTAATTTCTATActcactttcaatttttacctgTATCATGTACCTTTAATGTACCATTCAacgttttttcatctcaatcaTCCAATATATCAAATGTATGTATCTTACATAATGAAACTTGTCATCATTTATAACAATTAATGTGACTGTTCTTATCCTAACTTCAGATACAAAAAGTCCTAGAAGTAATGCGACATAAGCAAATGAGGCAAGGAATGGAAACCAATGAAGTGATGGCATTCAAGTATCATTATCTCAGTTGTGTAACAGCAGAAGTAGCTAAATGCCAAAAGCGTCAAGAAGCTATGAAAGCTGAGAAATCCAACAAAGAGAGGAACAGTGAAGacagtgaagaaaaaaaatctgaccctgttgagctgcttgtcagaaaatttttaaagagtAGTAAAAATGATGGCAATTCAGAGTATCAAGAAGCCTTTCTCAGAGAATCCGTTAGAGAATTTCCTTTCAGAGAGAGTACAATCTTTCGTCAGATGGTAGCTACTCTAGCAGGCACAGACCCACCGTCTGCTGTATCAGTTATATCTGCTGCAATTAACGGGCAGCGAGGTTTTTCCGATAATATTCAAGTATGTGTTACTTGCGGAGAAGAAAAAGCCACGAAAAAATGTAGTAAGTGTAAAGCGGTACAATATTGCGATCGGGAATGTCAAAGACTACACTGGTTCATGCACAAAAAGTCCTGCGCAAGACTAGGGCAAATTTCCAGCGTGAAATTAACCGACATTGATAAAGCTCAGGTGGCTAATGCGGTCAGTTCGAGGTTGCAAAATTTAgctgttaattaattaacgtgATGAATACAACCTTCGttatttgcaataaaatttcagatgctctgtatttatttaaattgaacaaccaaataatacaaaataaacaaataagtaaaataacTACAAGACCAATTTATTcgattgtaaataaatatttgcataGCTATATCAACgacatatgtattatactaATTAGTGTGACTAACTCGGAAGAAATTGTTGTAATATATACTATAATTATATGTTATATGCGATTCAACCTCACGTTTTATTGTCACTTAAACATAATCAGATGGTCGGAtaggtttcattttttaatcttcACTTTTCTGTTGGGTTCTCGAGACTTGAGGTGGGAGCGATGCGTGATACATAGCGCTCAATTGATAGAATTTAGCTGGACACTCTCATACAGCCAGTAAGCAAGATCCGAGAGATGGCATACTGTGCTAGATGTACTCACGAGGGACCTTAGGTAGCTTTTTCCCTACGATTTTGATCTAGTTCATATATGTTGGAGTGCATCAAAACTAAGACACCTATATTATTTTATCTGCTAATAAACTGTTTGGAGGGGTGAAAACGACCCTTGAAGATGGGTACCCAACAAGGTGATTTCTTCATATGTTTGAGGGATTTGAATAGAACCAACGCTGAAATGTTTTGTTAATGAATAGAAACATTTTAATGTTGGTTTCATTCATTTGGGAGTCATTTTCACCCTTTTAAACGGTTTATTagcagatgaaaaaatatatttgtctCCCAGTTTTTGATGCACTAAAACATGTATACATTAGATCAAAAATGGAAGAGTTCCTACCTAGCATTCCGTGTCAGTTTAATGCTGCCATTGGCATTTACAGCTATGCGTGATCTCACTTGACTCGTAATAGCTCTAATGTCCCTTTAGTTTTATCATtaatgtatatgtgtatacttTTATGTGATTACTCAAGGTGTTTCGAAgttattttttgtaatcacTTTTAtagtgaataattttaaataaaatgtgaatATGTGTTCATAAACGgcaattttgttgaaattttccaaataaaatagaatttgCTTAATATGCATTCTACATAAGCAAGGTTGtcataattaaaataaaacatgaaaaaagtGGGTAGGTGATCGATTATTATACTATAATAAAAACTCAATAAAGTTTAAACAATCTAATAAAATGAAcacgtaaaataataaaaaagatgcAAGGATAATCCTTTTTAGCCCAGTCATATTTGAAAGTCGATTTTACTTTCTTAATTgtatcattttcttctttcacataattataaaattgagtGCAAGTGTAAAATTATACCGACAAATCAAAATTGCTTCAATTGTCTCCACTGATAACCTATTTTTTCTGTCCGACCATTAAACGAGTACTCTGGTCGACGTTGACGATTtgacgtatacatatatctcttaaatatcgaagtccatgTATCTCGA
Proteins encoded in this region:
- the LOC124214209 gene encoding ankyrin repeat and MYND domain-containing protein 2 codes for the protein MALSTGSLTDLEKDIFKKISKNEIAELKSLLVANKNKIDFVDENGMTPLQHACYKGNKEIVQMLLDQGADVNSCQHEHAYTALHFAALSGNADLCHLLMSHGARLSVTNSVGRTPAQMAAFVGNHNCVATINNFIPKADIDQYIMPQGLQMEPMLPPHLADAFHKFIMQVNVHPVRVALNLQRCPGLLKNLDKIQKVLEVMRHKQMRQGMETNEVMAFKYHYLSCVTAEVAKCQKRQEAMKAEKSNKERNSEDSEEKKSDPVELLVRKFLKSSKNDGNSEYQEAFLRESVREFPFRESTIFRQMVATLAGTDPPSAVSVISAAINGQRGFSDNIQVCVTCGEEKATKKCSKCKAVQYCDRECQRLHWFMHKKSCARLGQISSVKLTDIDKAQVANAVSSRLQNLAVN